ACTCCGCGCCGCTCGTCGAAGACAATCCCTACGGCATCTTTTACTACATTTCGACCCAGGGGTTGATCTACAACACTGAACGAGCCGATGTGTCGTCGTGGGAAGACATCAAGGATGACGAGTACGGCGACGAGGTGACGCTGCAAAACAGCGCCGTTTCGCGGTTCGGGAATTCGTGCGCGAGTCTCGGGTACGATATCACGGAAGTCGCGAACGACGACGAGCTTTTCGAAGACGCCATCGATGAAATGGAAGAGCAACACCAGAACGTGTTCACCTACTGGACCGCCGGCGACGAGTTCATGCGCTTGCTCCGGGAGGAGCAAGCCAGCGTCTCCGAAGGGTGGGGCGGACGAGCGGAAAATCTTCAGGAAGACGGCCACCCGGTCGAGTACGTCATTCCGGAGGAGGGCTGTATCACGTGGTCGACCGCGTTCGCCGTCGTGGAAGCGAGCGACAAAAAAGAGGACGTCTACGACCTCCTCAACTTCATCTACGAACGGGAGAACGCCGTCGAGCTGACGCTCGATCACAAGTATCCGATTCCGCTCGAGGACCCGCCCGAGGAAATCACCGAACGCGCCGAGTACACCGAACAGCCGGACGAACTCGTCTGGATCGACTGGTCCGATATCGTTCCGTTACAGCAGGAGCTAGAACAGCGACACAACGAGATTCTGAGCTGACGGGACACACGGTTTACGGAA
This sequence is a window from Natrinema amylolyticum. Protein-coding genes within it:
- a CDS encoding ABC transporter substrate-binding protein, with the translated sequence MEEWSEESGIDVTHQEVADDTEMVELIAANPNEFDFTNPVSWAFELNRLEHDEELFAEIDLEQVPNYDNVDDAWHSAPLVEDNPYGIFYYISTQGLIYNTERADVSSWEDIKDDEYGDEVTLQNSAVSRFGNSCASLGYDITEVANDDELFEDAIDEMEEQHQNVFTYWTAGDEFMRLLREEQASVSEGWGGRAENLQEDGHPVEYVIPEEGCITWSTAFAVVEASDKKEDVYDLLNFIYERENAVELTLDHKYPIPLEDPPEEITERAEYTEQPDELVWIDWSDIVPLQQELEQRHNEILS